GTGCTAAATAATTATTGCTTAAATGGCTGAGTTGTAGAAGCAATTGTTTAACCATTAGAAAGCAGATACTGAGATGCTAAGCTGgctgcctttctctgcttctgaaggAAACTGACAGGAAAGAGGAATGTTCAGCTAACTTATTCAAGAAGAATGTGTGTTGAGATCTGCTGGAGCAAGAGGGGGTTGCTCCCTTGATGctctttgaataaaaataaacatgaaaggATGAGACAAATTTGAAAGTCATTGTAACTAACAACATGAAGCATTACCAAATTAGTCTACTTGGTGGCTTTGGTAATACTTTAATTGTTATTTATGGAGTATATAGTATCTTTGGAGTTAAGCTACATTTAGGTAGTTTGAAGTACTTGCTTGAAGTAACAATACAAATCTGAGAACAGAAGCaatgatgtttatttttctgtgggCAAATCTTTACAGAAGGTCAAACAAGCAGAGCGCAGGTGTTGCTGGCTTTGGGTGACAGAAATGGCAGATACAAAAGTAGCATGGTCACCAGCCAGTAACAGTAATCACCCTTTTCTTTAGGAAAGCGTCCACGTAAACAGATGTTTTTGCTGGAAAAACTGCTTGCAGTATAGATCTCTTCACAGAATTTCTGGTGATGGGCAGGCAGGCAAAAGGacccttttcatttttacaggcATTAAATGAAACAATGTAATCCCATCtctaaacttaaaaataaataaataaaaatgcaaggtTGACTGTCTTTAGATTTCTCCTGAACTAAACACAGGAGCCAGGCATTTGGATAGGGGGAAGCAAGGAATATACGTGCTTAAACTTTGTGTGCAGTGGGAGAAGGCTGAGTGGTGTGAGCAGTAATGTTGGAACTCCCCCAGTCAGGTGGGTTAAGTAATTGTAGTAGTGCCTTGCAGGGAAAGGGCTCCGTTTTCTGGGGAGGAACAAACAGGCTGAAAATACACTGTACACGTCTTACAGCATTGCAGAATTTTGTAATCCCTTGTAGTAGAACCCTACATCAACGAGAGAGTAGTGAGCCTGATTACGTGACTAATTGTAGggataattatttttctagtttttaaGTAGTTTCTTGTAGTGTACAGTATTTTCAGTGTGTAAAAGAATGGTCTTTTCGTCTCTGAGtgccttttctttgtaaagcaTTTGACTGTTCTTTAGGTTTGTGCTTAATGCCTGCATCTCTCAGGTAAGTATAGaagtcatttgttttgaaacagaattAGGATTCACCATCGCGAACGTAGCACTCTTATACAGTAATAGCATTGCGTCATTTTATTTGaggatgcaaagaaaaatatttggacactgctgtttttttatttatccatAAGTAATTCTCTATAAAATGCTTTATGTAAGCATCAGACAAGTCCTTCAGATTTATAAAGACTGGTGTGGAAAACGTGTTATTGTGCTCTGTACCTCTTTCAATGCTTGCCTTTCAGTCACGCCCTTAATGGAGCTGAGGCCTAATGCTGGGAGCGACAGGGCATGGGTCTGGAACACACACGCTGACTTTGCAGATGAATGCCCCAAGCCTGAGCTTCTGGCAATCCGGTTTTTAAATGCGGAAAGTGAGTGGACTGCTGCTGAACTTGTTGATTATGTACTGCTATACTCCATGGCTAAACACTACTGCTAGCTGCTGTTAGATACACTGTGTCTTACCACCGCCTAGAAGCATTAGCTGGTTGCTGCTTTCACTGAGAGAAGTCGGTTACATGCTTTACTACGTGTGTTGGTGTACCCTAGAACAGCTAGGTCTTCGGTAATGTTTACAGAGCTTTATGCTCGGGAACTTTTTAACCTGAAGTTTTTTTGTGCAAGTGTAATGCTAGTGTTTGCCTGCTTACCCTTTGCAGTACTGACTAAGCAGATGATGGGTGAACGGGCGTAAGTTAGCCCTTCGTATGTCTTTTATGAGATACTTGAAAAGGAATTAGTCTTTCTCGAGCTAGTTCCTCTGTGGCTTCTGAATTTCCTGTGGGGCAACAGTGACCTCGTGTGGTCAGTCACACCAAGCCAGAGTACCAGATTGCAGTTTCTGTGGTTCTAATGGTAAAAAGAACCTTGACTGATAAGGTTTGCAATCTATTGTTGCTTGTATTATTTGTGTATAAACATTGTTTATGGTAACTTAGACCAACGCATGAGGAAGATCATATTTTCTTAGCTACTGTAGTCAAGATTAACTTGAGTTCAGGTCTTTGGATACTGTGAGACAAGCTTTATCTTTAGTACTTGATGCTGAGACCCTAAGTTGTGGTATGGTTGTGAGTTAATGTAGTGGAGAAGGACAGTAGTTCATAGGTAATCTTCAGTCTTCTGCGCATGGTCACGTTAGGATACTGTtgtattcttatttttgtgGGGCAGGGACAGCTAGGAGTTGTACTGACCACAGAATAGTTCCTTCTGGAATcttgtttcaaatattttgaaggtgTGAAGAGACTTTTTAGGCTTACTGCTCAAGATCTGCACAAAGATGTGGCTGAAGAACTTTGTAGAGCACTTTGTATGATCTTAATCTTGGTCACTTTATAAGTACGTACAAGTTTTGTTTACACAACTTCTGATTGAAGGTGCTTAGAAATATTCAGTGTTGCAAGGAGGTaaagctaatgaaaaaaatattctatctTTACCAAAACAGATGCACAGAAATTCAAGGCAAAATTTgaagaatgcagaaatgaagtAGACAAGAGAGCAAAAAAAGGTAAGGGTTAAATCTTAAATGTTGTGCCTCTGCTGTTTGAGTGGTTATAGCCCCCAGTGTATCGTTGTGCTTGAGCAGACTCACTCTGTACCGAACTGCAATCTTCAGTTCAGGTGCTTTTTCTGTCTGCGAGAGTAATCACTCACAGGCATGATGAAGGCCTTCTTTCTTGCAGAAGGCTGTTACAATTGCTACTGGgacactgcttttcttttcttttcttttttttttttttttgaactgctGCAGAAGTGTTTTTATAGTATACAAGTGAACTGTGACCACAATGATATTTCCTCCTTCCAGTTTCCCATCCCAAATTCCACAAATACATAATCATGCAAATAGAACATTCAGTTCTAATAGCTGTTAATGTATTTAAAGCGGTAGCATTTCTTCTCAGGTCTTTATTGAATAGCTTAATGTATTGGATTGTATAATTGTGTCTGTTACAAGAGAGCATATCTTGTGAAATAAACACTTCCATCTTCCTAAAGTGCAGATTGCAAGTAGTTGGCAGTCAGCACTCTTGATATTTAGATCAGAATCTTTCAGTCTTAAGAACTTCTTGTCTGTCCCAGTTTCAAACTGGGGAGGTGGGGCCTTGGGAAGGGTGGTTTTCATCTGAGATAGACAAGAAGCTGGGGACTTGAGAGATTTACTTGGCTGGATGTTGTATGGAGTCTGTTACGGGTAGCATGAAAGCTGACCAAATGTTATGTATTTCTCTGTCAGTATGATTAGATACTCATTTAGTGATTAAAATATTCAAGTGGTATTTATTGAATTCTGACACTGGAAGGAATTaccagagaagaaacagaataattcaCTCCAATGCTCAGTGGagaatttcttttgcttttgctcttaTTCTAAATACAGGTTGTCTCTCCTCCCTATTCTTTTTGCCTTCCTCCTTTACTGTTCCCCCTGTTACAGGAAAATTGACTATTTGCTttgtgtaacttttttttttccccctcatcaATCTTTTAGCAGGCACAGACAAAAATGATAGTGCCGATAAAGTTGCTGAAAAACTAGAAGAGCTTTCTGTAAAGGAAGAGAGCAAAGAAGCTGAGAAGAAAGAGaccaaggaaaatgaagaaaagcaataagTCATCCTGGGccttgcagtttttctttatatttttttcttttttttatttttacaagggACTTTATAAGGAACTGAATTCAGTGttcaggttgttttttctaAGCTTTTGCCCTTTTGAAGATGTCTTCAGAAAATCCATTCCCCAGTCATGAAAATGTACTGTGCTAACTTTCTTTTCCATAGTGGAAACACTTATTTATGGTCATCCAAAAGAGTGAATAAAACAAACTTGAAACAGCATCGGAGGATAGAACTGAGTTTTCTATATACTTTAAAGGCTTATGAATACTGTTGTTTCATTGGGTGTTGAGATGCATATCATCCTACCCAGGCTAACTAGATTAACAGACTTAACGAACAGGGAAGATTAGGATGGCATACGTGTCTTTGTATGGCTTCTGAAACTAATAGAACAGTCCTTTCACATTCTTCCCTGCTCTTTGTTCCTGAGCAGGAAACACACCTGTGATTCTTGAAATGCAGCAGACTTGTGACATCAGGCAGTAGAGCATTCCTGGCACACTATGAATGATGTTCCATTggacaaggaaaataaaagtggGGAGGAAATGTATTACATGAGACCTGagtattattttccttttagaaaacaaaatctcagcCCTACTGCTTATGAAAGTCATTAATGTTAGAAATGCTTGAGCCTAGCACAAAGCTGTAGCTGTGGTCCCAGATCTTCCACAATGTGCTTCTTGCTGACTGAAGGGAGTATTGGTCTCTTATATTAAGATGTATACAAAGGAGTCTTAAATGTTGGAGTACAAACAGTCAGCATATTATAACAGTTATACTCTAGAATttataagccttttttttcagGGCCTTGGAGCTTAATGTTGCTTTTAAGAATTGGAGAGGTGGTGACCTTACAGGATGCGTGGTGGGAGCCTGTCCCTCTTGAAGGGAGAAGTTCAGATATTCTCTTAGGTCAGTTAATTACGTTGTACACACTGAAGGGGCACGATTCTTGCCAGTAATGGGCAAATTGATCAAAACTCTTTCCTACAAGCATTTATTGCTTGCCTGGTTTCAAGTTACTGCTAGAGAGTaggagaaaatatatattaattgaTAAAATCACCACAATTTAAGTTGGATAGATTAATTGAATTTTGTTGTTAACCACTAATACAAGGTTAGTGTTAGATAGCAATGGAATTCTATGTTACTGTTCTCAGtatgaaaactgaaggaaacCTGCTAAACTTTGTATGGTGTTAATATTGGATAGCGAGACCTCTATCTTCATAAAAAGGCTTTCTAAGTAGATCGGGCTCTGCAGTCTACatgaggaaaatatattttaaacaaagaatgACTTGTGTTTCTGCTTAGTACTGCCTTTTGATGCTACCGTGAACCAGTAGTCAAATGTGGAGCTGTAAGCAAGGTACTCACTTCATTCAAACAAAGGAATTCCTTTAGTGTTGTACACGTTCCCCTTCGAGTACAGCAGATATCAAAAGTCTGTTAATTAACAAAGATGGTCGAAAGGCAAAATGCAGTGTTCTTTAGTGTTTCTGGTTTGgaaataacaaagcaaagctCTTTTGAAGTACATAGCATTTGAATGTAAAAGCCAAATCGTTATCCATGAGTCACTGTAAATTCTCTGATCTGATAATGTCAAACTGTGTCTAAATTGATAGAAATGACATttacaaatttcaaaataaatgtaaattttcatttaaaggatttgctttttatttaaggaGCTCTCACTGGGAATGCGTTTTTAGCCTGCGGGGCAAAGTGCGGCGAAGGCAGCGACATGGGCGGGTTTGGTTTCACTACCATTGTGCAGAACACAGGAGGAAACTTCTTTTGTCCTCATATTCTAAGTGTTCTTGTCTTCATGTTTGTCTTAATATTGACAAAgcctgtttaatttttattaccttccttctcttttccccccttttaCTTGTGCATCCTTAATTGACTTCAAggtgttttccttcctgcttaGGTTAATCGGTCCATGTTTACAGTTCATGGGTTGCTAACACCATTAATTCAAGTCTGTGATGTCCCAAAGCCAAGCGATGAGGACCCCTAGGTCAAATGATTTCTGGATAGCATTTGGATGAAGAACGTTCCGGTCTTGTAACCTAAAAGCTGGCTGGTCAATGGTCTGGTGGATTTACCTTCAAGTTCTTCCAAATTGGACTTAGCTAAAATTACTCTTGCTTCAAAATAGAAGGAAGGGGAATAATCTGGACCTTTGCTAGTGCTGTTGAAATCTTTGACGACGCATCATTTTCAGAGCCAGGAGATGAGGGGAACAATTGTTTGTAATTTTTCAATATGTGAATTTAAGCATGGAGTGTCTCTGCTTCCCTCGCAGTGCACGCTGGCTGCTTACTGAAGACCTTGTTTGGAAAGCTCCTGTGCGTAACTAGCGTTCTCCTGGTGAACGTGCAGCCCACAGCAGTCCCTTAGCGACAGCTGCATTTGTGGGAGTGCTTTCTGTTAAGTGTAAATGTGGAATTAGGGCTTGCGGCGTGCAGTCTGTTACGCCTTTACAAACAAGGACCGGTGTTTTAAGGACCGGGTCCCGGCCCCGTTCTGCAGTGGATGCTAAGAAGCGCTAACCTGCCAGCCCTTCTGGGAAGTTAATTTAGAACTGACTCGTGTTGGGTGGCCGAAGCGTGCTCCTAAAATGCGTCTTCTGGTTTAGTGCGCGCTTCCAAGAGTCAGCGCCCTGCATCCAGCCGCGGCGGGGCTGTGCTCCGGCTCAGTGCGCTGCTGTAGGTGCGCCTGAAGGCTTTCAGCTTAGCACCGAGCGGCACTCTGCAAAGCAGCCGCCTTCTTAGGCGCGGGGCCGCGAAGGAACCAGCTACTGCGGCCCGGCTCTGTCCGTCAGCTGCGCGCAGTCGCGTGGCCGCGCGTTCCGTGCCGAGCAGCCGGGCCCTGCCGCCCCTCGCGCCCCGCCGCTGCCCGCCGCGCGCTGCGCCTGGGGCTCGTGGCCGCTGCCTGCAGGCCCCGCCCGCGGAACCCGGCGCCTCCCAGCGTGCCGCAGCGCGCGGGACGACAGCGGGGGGCAGTTGGGCGCGGAGCCCAGCTCTCACGTCAGGGCGTGCCTTCAGCCTGGGGCTCGCTCTGGTTTTCCACGTATTCAAAGCTGACGCTTTCAATTTTGTTGCAAACTCTGCAAAGCTGAGAGccttcgcttttttttttttttttcttcctgggttTTTCCCGTTCTGTTCCAAACGCCGCGAAGGCCGCGGCGCTCGCCTCCTCTCCCCCAGCGGGGCGCGTTAACGTTCGGAGCGGCGCGGGGTCCCGGCGCAGCCCCCAGCGGCCGCCGGGCGGACGAGCTGAGCGCGGNNNNNNNNNNNNNNNNNNNNNNNNNNNNNNNNNNNNNNNNNNNNNNNNNNNNNNNNNNNNNNNNNNNNNNNNNNNNNNNNNNNNNNNNNNNNNNNNNNNNNNNNNNNNNNNNNNNNNNNNNNNNNNNNNNNNNNNNNNNNNNNNNNNNNNNNNNNGCGCCGCCTGAAGGGGCGGCCGACATCCGCCGGGTGGGCCGCGCCGGGGGTGGGATTTCCTGTGCCGGAGGTCAGCCGCGGCCCGGCCCTCGCTGCtgccgcccggccccgctgtgCCCGCGTCCTCCCGGCCGCTCCTCCCGGCTCGGACTCACTCAGTGATGTGTAAGCCACAGGATGCCCAGCAGCACCGGCAAGAGGTTTAAACCGACCAAATACATCCCCGTCTCCACAGCGGCCGCCTTGTTAGTGGGTTCGACgactttattttttgttttcacgTAAGTACCGCGGCGGGGGCTGACGGttcccccggccccgctcccccggccccgctccccgtCCTCTCCTCAGCCGGGTGAGCGGCGCGGCGCCCGCAGCCATGTACCGGGCGCTCGGTGCGTTTTTTATGTAACCAACCCCCGGAGCCCGAGGAGCTGACGGGCGCGTTGAGATTGGCTCGAGGGAAGGAGCGGGGGAGCGGGGGCGAAACTTTTTGTTGCCCCCGATTTCTGTCGCTCCCGCGTCCCCTGAACGCACAGCGCAGCGCTGGCGGCCGCCCCGCGGGTGCGGGTGTGGGTGCGGGGCGGTGGTCGGTCCGGCGGCGCCGCGCAGTGCCGCCGCGGGTGGGTGCGCGGGTTCCGCTGGTGCGGGGCCGTGCGGGGCAGGCGCTGGTTGCGCGCTGGGCGCGGGAGGCGGGAGGGGCCGAGGGCCCCGTGGCGGTGTGTGCGTGTGTCCGCGTTTTTAACCTTTTTGAGTTCTGCCGACATGTAATTCTCGGTGTTCCGAGACGCTGCTCGCTGGTATGGGTGTCGTAGCGTAGCGTTCAGAGCGAAATGCAGATGTCGTTTTGCCAAACAGTTTCTTAAATTGGAACGGCGTTTGACACTGAGCAGTGCTCTTGGCTTAGCGTGACGCGATTGCTGACTGCTGGCTTTAATGCCTTTGATGTGAAGGGACCGCTAAATCCTTTCAGGATATCTCACCGTTTCAGCACGAAGAACTGGTACACGTATAAACCCGTCCTTCATCACTGGGCTTCTCATCATGGCTGGGGCCTTGCGGGCACACACACGGCACACAAGTTGCCTTCTGCCACGAACTTGGCTCACGCCGTGCTGCGTTTATTTTGTTCACGTGGTTTCACAATCGAAAAAAGGGAACTTAATGCcggtgtttttcttctcctgtacCTGGAGAGATGGGTGCTCGCTGAGGTTGTCTCGGGAGCTGCATGTCGCTTTTCACGTGATGCTCTGAACATGCAGCTGCAAACGGCGTGCCGGTGTGCAGCCCTTTGGCAGCGCGGCCGTGGCTGGAACACCCTGCTCCACGGCAGCAGGACGTCGGCGGGGATATCCCTGCCAGAATTTGTCACTGTACGGAGGAAGAGTTTGTCTGTAGCCTGTTACCGAATCTCAAACTTAATTCTGCACTTTGTTAGCAGTGAATAATTACATgcaaaatgagatatttttagGATCTATCCATATTGTAACTTGGCCTGTGCATCTCGGAGTGTTAGTACTGTGTCGGGGACCGTCCCAGACAcgctctgtgctgctgccaagcCGCGTCTGTGATGAAAATAACTCTTAATTGAGCAACTGCTGTCAGGCGGTCTCTGAAGTCCTGTCCATTCAGAAATACTTGGACCGATTCGCACAgatttactgttgttttttgaATCCTGAGCAGTTTTAGTGATGTCTGTGTTTGTTTGAGAGCAAAGCACGCAGCGTGCGTACCGGTAGTGTCTTTTCGTGGTGGGTTTTTCGTTTTGTTGTGACCCGTTACTCAAGGCTGAGCAGACTGCACTTTCCTGGGTGCCAGCGTGCGCTGCTCCCGTTGGTACGTGGATCAGTGGTGCAGCAGAGGAGGCACTGCGTGCCGCTGCTTCAAGCTCTGCTGCTTGTACGAGCTGCTTGCTGGTCGCGGCATGGGAACTTTACTGGTGACCATTTACTTGAGTTTCTGTTCGTTTCTTATTTGTATCATTAAACTCCGAGGCTGCTCTGTCTGTTGAGGACCTTATCCGTGTGTAAGCACACGGAACTGGCCGGCGGATGGGATCCTCGCAGCAGATTTCGGTGTGGATCAGCTCAGTGGGATGTCACGGACTCGACCAAATTCAGCGTGTGGAACTGAATAATGGGCATTAATATATGTGGAAAAAGcgaataataattttaaaaactgcttaCTGCGTAGGAAACAACATGCTTTCTGGGCTCTGCACACGTTTCTCAGTAGCTCTCTGAAATGGCTCCGACCTCGGCGTTCTCCCTAGGCCCGCCTGTGGGCTCAGCCGCGCACCGTGAGGGCCTTCTGCTGGAGGGAAAGCTCTTTGAGGCCGGGGATAGCGTTTTAGCAGCgtaatctttatttttagctgtgGTCCAAACAACTTCACTAAATAGTAGCACCTGAAGGGTGTTTGAGATGCGTGGTGTGCGCTGTGATGTCACGGTGGTGTTGATCAGTGGTGCTCATATGTGAGTTTGGGAAGGTTCCACGGGAgatgcttctttatttttttcctcagctgacTCTTTAGCATTCACTGTACCTCTGTGGTATTCCTTCTGGTTCTGTGAGGGGGAACTAAGCTACTTAGCTATCGTAACATTGCCTGGAAAAGTGTCTGAGTGCTGCGGGTGTGTGGTGGGCCCTCGGCTCCCAGCGTGCATTCCTCTAATAATAAACAGAGCTGTGTGTGTAGGTGGTCTGGTTTGTCACAGTAGGGGAGCAAATGTGCATTAACTCTAAGCATTGCAAATGAATGTATAAATAATGCTATATATAATAACTAGGTTAATTTACTTACAGGAGCAAATCAAATGGCATAACGAAGGAAGAACAGTTCTGCTTAACGTTACCAGAATCCAGAGTGattcagctgcagcacatggAGCTTGTTTCTTCtaaaaccttttttcctttgtatgcTCATTAAGGATAACAGTGTAAACCATTTCAGCCCAGTCTGGGTTCTTCTGCCTTGGACCGCTGGCTGCTGTGATGTAAGCATTAGTGTGTTCATCCCCAGAACCCGAGCCTTGTCAGCTTTCCAACTTAGGTTGTGTAACTGCAGTATTAGTAGAGATTGCAACTTAGTTGCTGGTGAGCATCCTGCTGTAAAGCTTTACTTCACCCAATGAACGATGGTGCTGGAGCCAGCGGTGCTCTTCACTTGTTTAAGTTGTGCTCCTTACTGTTGTTTCTATTGCTAGCAACCTCTCCATGTTAGCTTAGCTGCAATACTTGCATGTGTAGGTGCCTAAGTTTTATGGAACACCTGTGGCCTATTTTAGTCatgataatgaagaaaataaagttcttcAGTCTTTTGCTGAATACTGTAGACTATAAATTTCTGATAATGGCCACATTAAGACTTTTCTGTAGCATGCAGTCAGCTGA
Above is a genomic segment from Numida meleagris isolate 19003 breed g44 Domestic line chromosome 14, NumMel1.0, whole genome shotgun sequence containing:
- the RANBP1 gene encoding ran-specific GTPase-activating protein — protein: MADTKEAHEEHDTSTENADDSNHDPQFEPIVSLPEQEIKTLEEDEEELFKMRAKLFRFASENDLPEWKERGTGDVKLLKHKEKGTIRLLMRRDKTLKICANHYITPLMELRPNAGSDRAWVWNTHADFADECPKPELLAIRFLNAENAQKFKAKFEECRNEVDKRAKKAGTDKNDSADKVAEKLEELSVKEESKEAEKKETKENEEKQ